In Planctomycetia bacterium, one DNA window encodes the following:
- a CDS encoding DUF1559 domain-containing protein, producing the protein MTQQSKDEPNQQQDLLGYALGLLDESERAAVESAFANRAELEQAVQRVRRLLRPLDSDRVDAPAELSSRILARVDALHRTIPLTAGKALAPTDGGANTDRGSNFSTRDLIGLAAAILIFVGIFVPGYQSARRATQRTICANNLRQIGYGAVQYAEANANQFPLAAGLPVDAAWAAGAAKGPSEFRHVSSSQQLFPLVQQGYVEPHQFVCEARPGEIPLTREQVAGRNDFPNVRNNSYSTPILPQQWTRLEMAPSMPIASDLTPLVDDNRALVEGTAPENSTSHPWLKGQNVLRANISVIWSSNPRVGLDADDIYRVVGVDRYTGTERPSNRTDAFLIP; encoded by the coding sequence ATGACGCAGCAATCGAAAGACGAACCCAACCAGCAACAGGACCTGCTGGGGTACGCCCTCGGATTGCTTGATGAATCCGAACGGGCCGCGGTGGAATCCGCGTTTGCCAATCGGGCCGAATTGGAGCAGGCCGTACAGCGCGTACGGCGTCTGCTGCGGCCGCTCGATTCCGATCGCGTTGATGCTCCGGCGGAATTGTCCTCGCGCATTCTCGCGCGGGTGGACGCTTTGCACCGGACCATTCCCCTCACGGCGGGCAAGGCGCTTGCCCCCACCGACGGCGGCGCGAACACGGATCGAGGCAGCAACTTCTCGACGCGCGATCTGATCGGACTCGCCGCGGCGATTTTGATCTTTGTCGGGATCTTCGTCCCGGGGTATCAATCGGCCCGTCGCGCCACGCAGCGCACGATCTGTGCCAACAACTTGCGCCAAATCGGGTACGGCGCCGTGCAGTATGCCGAAGCCAACGCCAACCAGTTCCCGCTGGCGGCCGGACTGCCGGTCGACGCGGCGTGGGCGGCCGGCGCGGCAAAAGGACCGTCCGAGTTTCGACACGTCAGCAGTTCCCAGCAATTGTTTCCGCTTGTGCAACAGGGCTACGTCGAGCCGCATCAGTTTGTGTGTGAGGCGCGGCCGGGCGAGATCCCCCTGACGCGCGAGCAGGTGGCGGGGCGGAACGACTTTCCCAATGTGCGGAACAACAGTTACTCCACGCCGATTCTGCCGCAGCAATGGACGCGCCTGGAGATGGCGCCGTCGATGCCGATCGCGTCTGACCTGACGCCACTGGTCGATGACAATCGCGCGCTCGTGGAAGGCACCGCGCCGGAGAACTCGACGAGCCATCCGTGGCTGAAGGGCCAGAACGTCCTGCGCGCGAACATCAGTGTCATCTGGTCGTCCAACCCGCGCGTCGGGCTGGATGCCGACGATATCTATCGCGTGGTCGGCGTCGATCGCTACACCGGCACCGAGCGACCGAGCAATCGAACCGATGCGTTCCTGATTCCGTAG
- a CDS encoding cob(I)yrinic acid a,c-diamide adenosyltransferase, which yields MKLYTKQGDDGGTVLFDGTRVRKHDARVCAYGDVDETNAFVGVATSMVQGLVAASSGGARQDWQRLVDRLMHIQRDLFTVGAELATPIGAPHRDKVPKISEVDIARLESWIDDACAVVPPLRQFILPGGAPAASALHVCRTVCRRAERRVVALGADCPNPNVVIYLNRLSDLLFAWARCANAFSGVEDVPWHAP from the coding sequence GTGAAGTTGTACACAAAACAGGGCGACGACGGCGGCACGGTGCTCTTCGATGGCACGCGCGTGCGAAAGCACGATGCGCGGGTTTGCGCGTATGGCGACGTCGACGAGACCAACGCGTTCGTCGGCGTGGCTACCAGCATGGTACAGGGGCTGGTGGCGGCGTCGTCCGGCGGCGCGCGGCAGGATTGGCAGCGGCTGGTTGACCGCCTGATGCACATACAGCGTGATCTGTTCACGGTCGGGGCGGAGCTGGCCACGCCGATCGGTGCGCCGCATCGCGACAAAGTGCCGAAAATCAGCGAGGTTGACATCGCACGGCTGGAGAGCTGGATCGACGATGCGTGCGCGGTGGTCCCTCCGTTACGGCAGTTCATTCTCCCGGGCGGTGCGCCGGCTGCGTCGGCGTTGCACGTGTGTCGCACGGTGTGCCGGCGCGCGGAGCGGCGTGTCGTCGCGCTGGGGGCCGACTGCCCCAATCCCAACGTGGTGATCTATCTCAATCGTTTGAGCGATCTTCTCTTCGCCTGGGCGCGATGTGCCAATGCGTTTTCGGGCGTGGAAGATGTCCCCTGGCATGCGCCATGA
- a CDS encoding sigma-70 family RNA polymerase sigma factor — protein sequence MNRPLEVEDAGTDERLLAQFVAGDEARFAELVERFSPQVFQFVSRFVRDPATAEDLVQETFVQVYQSAGGFDPQRRLRPWLFTIAANKARDFLRSRARRKEISLDGPTAGETDATSFLDYLGDESTSPGDAVESAEVRQEVRAIIDGMPDHLREVLLLGYFDRFAYKEIAEILAIPLGTVKSRLHAAVNHFAAAYRKRMERADR from the coding sequence GTGAATCGACCGCTGGAAGTCGAAGACGCCGGGACGGATGAACGGCTGCTGGCCCAGTTCGTCGCCGGTGATGAGGCTCGATTCGCCGAGCTGGTCGAGCGTTTCTCGCCCCAGGTGTTCCAGTTCGTGTCTCGCTTTGTGCGAGACCCGGCCACCGCCGAGGACCTGGTGCAGGAGACATTTGTCCAGGTGTACCAGTCGGCCGGGGGATTTGATCCCCAGCGTCGGTTGCGGCCGTGGTTGTTCACGATCGCGGCGAACAAGGCGCGTGACTTTTTGCGGAGTCGCGCTCGACGGAAGGAAATCTCGCTCGACGGTCCGACGGCAGGCGAAACGGACGCGACGAGTTTTCTGGACTATCTCGGTGACGAATCCACGTCGCCCGGCGATGCCGTGGAGTCGGCCGAAGTGCGACAGGAGGTGCGTGCGATCATCGACGGCATGCCGGATCACCTGCGGGAGGTGCTGCTGCTGGGGTATTTTGATCGCTTCGCGTACAAGGAGATCGCGGAAATCCTTGCGATCCCGCTGGGGACGGTGAAGAGCAGATTGCATGCGGCAGTGAATCACTTCGCCGCGGCTTATCGAAAGCGAATGGAGCGTGCCGATCGGTAA
- a CDS encoding sigma 54-interacting transcriptional regulator, which produces MVSDQTQFRNLSPRTISALVEASAAMNASLHLGEVLQAVAQKAAAVLRSEASSVLMLDRRRNKLKFMAAVGDRASALIGEEFDANLGIAGRVAATARPLIVGDVRENKDFFKGIDAKSSFQTRGLIAAPLIWKGEVIGVVEVLNKIGGGSYDDDDLTLLQIFANLAAAGAHNAAEHTNLVKENRGLKETLRIAAPIIGSSASLRQVMDMVNRVAGSNATVLLLGETGTGKEITARQIHSASPRADKPFIAINCAALPETLLESELFGHEKGAFTGAHTDKMGRFELADGGTLFLDEIGDISMSTQVKLLRVLQEKEFVRVGGTKTISTDVRIIAATNRNLREAIEKETFREDLYYRLNVFPINLPPLRQRREDIPILVDHFIALAATQLGCRRPNVSDESMALLASYHWPGNIRELQNVVERSVLLADGQTLTPAHLPREIVGEETFAENTKQESSLWGYEKALIVKALRENNWNQSKAARSLGISRDNLRYRVKKFQIARQP; this is translated from the coding sequence ATGGTATCTGACCAGACCCAATTTCGAAACCTCTCCCCGCGGACGATTTCGGCGCTGGTGGAAGCGTCAGCCGCCATGAATGCCTCGCTGCATCTTGGGGAGGTCCTTCAAGCCGTGGCACAAAAAGCCGCCGCCGTGCTTCGTTCGGAGGCATCAAGCGTCTTGATGCTGGATCGCCGGCGCAACAAGCTCAAGTTCATGGCGGCAGTCGGTGACCGGGCGTCGGCACTCATTGGAGAGGAGTTTGACGCGAATCTCGGCATTGCCGGACGGGTCGCGGCGACGGCGCGGCCACTGATTGTCGGTGACGTGCGAGAGAACAAGGATTTCTTCAAGGGGATCGACGCCAAGAGCAGCTTTCAGACGCGCGGATTGATCGCCGCGCCGTTGATCTGGAAGGGCGAGGTCATCGGGGTCGTGGAAGTCCTGAACAAGATCGGCGGCGGCAGCTACGACGACGACGACCTGACCTTGCTGCAAATCTTCGCGAACCTGGCGGCGGCCGGCGCGCACAACGCCGCCGAACATACGAATCTCGTCAAAGAGAACCGCGGTCTGAAGGAAACGCTGCGCATCGCCGCGCCGATCATCGGCAGCTCGGCATCGTTGCGGCAGGTCATGGACATGGTCAACCGCGTCGCCGGCAGCAACGCGACGGTGCTGCTGCTGGGCGAGACCGGCACGGGTAAGGAGATCACCGCGCGCCAGATTCACTCGGCCAGCCCGCGGGCCGACAAGCCTTTCATCGCCATCAACTGCGCTGCCCTTCCCGAGACGCTGCTGGAAAGCGAGCTGTTCGGCCACGAAAAGGGCGCGTTCACCGGCGCCCATACCGACAAGATGGGGCGGTTCGAGCTGGCCGACGGCGGCACGCTCTTTCTTGATGAAATCGGCGATATCAGCATGAGCACGCAGGTCAAGCTTCTGCGCGTGTTGCAGGAGAAGGAGTTTGTGCGCGTCGGCGGCACGAAGACGATCAGCACCGACGTGCGAATCATCGCGGCCACCAATCGCAACCTGCGCGAAGCGATCGAGAAAGAGACGTTCCGCGAAGACCTTTACTATCGGCTCAATGTTTTTCCGATCAATCTGCCTCCCCTGCGCCAGCGCCGGGAGGACATTCCCATCCTGGTGGATCACTTCATCGCGCTGGCGGCAACGCAATTGGGCTGTCGACGACCGAACGTCAGTGACGAGTCTATGGCACTCCTTGCGAGCTACCACTGGCCCGGAAACATCCGCGAGTTGCAGAACGTCGTCGAGCGCTCGGTCCTTCTGGCGGACGGCCAGACGCTGACGCCCGCGCACCTTCCGCGCGAGATCGTCGGCGAGGAGACGTTCGCCGAGAACACGAAGCAGGAATCGTCGCTCTGGGGATACGAGAAGGCCCTGATCGTCAAGGCGTTGCGCGAAAACAACTGGAACCAGTCCAAGGCCGCCCGCTCCCTGGGCATCAGCCGGGACAATCTTCGCTATCGCGTGAAGAAGTTCCAAATCGCCCGGCAGCCTTGA
- a CDS encoding serine/threonine protein kinase codes for MANEPKAFGNKTGAGSGSAAGQRSGAGANSSIGRMVVDARLATPEEVQAVLAKQKKLRDEGKDASLSELLVKYGIVTAGQLKRLMNPADDSMSQSLQQIPGFQIMQRIGAGAMASVYKARQLSLDRIVAIKILPKRLSEDPEFVARFYKEGRAAAKLNHNNIVQAIDVGEYAGYHYFVMEYVDGKTVYDILAERRVYSEKDALAVIIQIARALEHAHARGFIHRDVKPKNIMITRDGNAKLADMGLAREAGDEAAAEAEKGRAYGTPYYISPEQVRGVKDVDFRADIYSLGATLYHMVTGRVPFDGTTPGQIMQKHLKEPLVPPDHLNPNISTGLGEVVERAMAKDRNKRYASTTDMLQDLERVARGEAPLQAREGVADSLLKGLGAGEVDATYEAGRAAGVARASANPALITAVIAEGVLILILVIALLVK; via the coding sequence ATGGCGAATGAACCGAAGGCGTTCGGCAATAAAACAGGTGCCGGCAGCGGCAGCGCCGCCGGCCAGCGCAGCGGCGCCGGCGCGAACAGCTCCATCGGTCGAATGGTCGTCGACGCCCGGCTCGCCACGCCCGAAGAGGTGCAGGCCGTTCTCGCCAAGCAGAAGAAGCTCCGCGACGAGGGCAAGGACGCATCGCTTTCAGAATTGCTCGTGAAATACGGCATCGTCACGGCGGGTCAGCTCAAGCGGCTGATGAACCCTGCCGACGACTCGATGTCGCAATCGCTTCAGCAGATTCCCGGTTTTCAGATCATGCAGCGGATCGGAGCCGGGGCGATGGCCAGCGTGTACAAGGCCAGGCAGCTCTCGCTCGATCGCATCGTGGCGATCAAGATTCTCCCGAAGCGATTAAGCGAAGACCCGGAGTTCGTCGCGCGGTTTTACAAGGAAGGCCGCGCGGCCGCCAAGCTGAACCACAACAACATCGTGCAGGCGATTGATGTCGGGGAGTACGCGGGCTACCACTATTTCGTCATGGAGTATGTCGACGGCAAGACGGTGTACGACATTCTTGCCGAGCGACGCGTGTATTCGGAGAAGGACGCGCTGGCGGTCATCATTCAGATTGCCCGAGCGCTGGAGCACGCGCACGCGCGCGGCTTCATCCACCGCGACGTGAAACCCAAGAACATCATGATCACGCGCGACGGCAACGCCAAGCTGGCCGACATGGGCCTGGCGCGGGAGGCCGGCGACGAGGCGGCTGCCGAAGCGGAGAAGGGCCGGGCTTACGGCACGCCGTACTACATTTCGCCGGAGCAGGTGCGCGGCGTGAAGGATGTGGATTTCCGGGCGGACATTTATTCGTTGGGGGCCACGCTGTATCATATGGTCACCGGGCGCGTCCCGTTTGACGGCACCACGCCGGGCCAGATCATGCAGAAGCACCTGAAGGAGCCGCTCGTCCCGCCGGATCATCTCAATCCCAACATTTCGACGGGCCTGGGCGAGGTCGTGGAGCGGGCGATGGCGAAGGATCGCAACAAGCGCTACGCGTCGACGACTGACATGCTGCAAGACCTGGAGCGCGTCGCGCGGGGCGAAGCGCCGCTTCAGGCGCGAGAAGGCGTGGCCGACAGTCTGCTGAAGGGCCTCGGAGCGGGGGAGGTAGACGCGACGTACGAAGCCGGCCGAGCCGCCGGCGTGGCGCGGGCCTCTGCGAATCCGGCGCTCATCACGGCCGTCATCGCCGAGGGTGTGTTGATTCTGATTTTGGTGATCGCGCTCCTTGTGAAGTAA
- a CDS encoding elongation factor G → MSMLRNVGISAHIDSGKTTLTERILYYAGRIHKIQEVKGKEGDGATMDYMELEKERGITITSAATQVEWNENKINIIDTPGHVDFTVEVERSLRVLDGAILVLCGVAGVQSQSITVDRQMKRYNVPRICFINKLDRTGADPINVIKGLEEKLELTTVQLQMPIGVGPDLEGIIDLIRMKAAYFDGEKGEKIRWEEIPAAFVEEAKSARTGMLDALSLYDDELLSIMLEEKPVPEELIHSILRRGTISGQIAPVLMGSAYKNKGVQLLLDAIVKYLPSPVDREVFALDMDNDEAEVPIDASPESPLVALAFKLVDETFGQLTYMRIYQGKMVRGERYTCSRTRKEQRFSRILRMHANDREDLDFATAGDIVAVVGLDCISGDTFCGEGINVSMESMHVMDPVISLAVAPAKTGDRDKFSKALGRFAREDPTFHVSTDPDTGETIISGMGELHLDVYCERIRREYKVEVVVGQPKVSYREAPSKAVEYNYKHKKQTGGSGQYAHVVGKLEPLPEDHETGYEFENKVFGGRIPTEYIPSVDKGFQSVLSKGPLAGFQMTGIKMILEDGSSHAVDSSDMAFQICARDAMKEAFLKSAPVLLEPIMKVQVETPSEFQGAIIGDLSSRRGLVLGTENRGISTVIDAEVPLARMFGYATDVRSLSQGKASFTMEFQKYKRVPQSIQAEVIEAVRLAKSGKAPPAPAKK, encoded by the coding sequence ATGAGCATGTTGCGGAATGTGGGCATCAGCGCTCACATCGACTCCGGTAAGACCACTCTGACGGAGCGCATCCTGTACTACGCAGGCCGCATTCACAAGATCCAGGAGGTCAAGGGCAAAGAGGGCGACGGCGCCACCATGGACTACATGGAGCTTGAGAAGGAGCGGGGCATCACCATCACGTCCGCCGCCACGCAGGTCGAGTGGAACGAGAACAAGATCAACATCATCGACACGCCCGGCCACGTGGATTTCACCGTCGAGGTCGAGCGTTCGCTGCGCGTGCTGGATGGCGCGATTCTCGTGCTGTGCGGCGTCGCCGGTGTGCAGTCGCAGTCGATCACGGTCGACCGCCAGATGAAGCGCTACAACGTGCCGCGGATTTGTTTCATCAACAAGCTGGACCGCACCGGGGCCGATCCGATCAACGTCATCAAGGGATTGGAAGAAAAACTGGAGCTGACCACGGTGCAGTTGCAGATGCCGATCGGGGTGGGTCCGGATCTCGAGGGGATCATCGACCTGATCCGCATGAAGGCGGCGTACTTCGACGGAGAGAAGGGCGAGAAGATACGCTGGGAAGAGATTCCCGCGGCCTTCGTCGAAGAGGCGAAGAGCGCACGCACCGGCATGCTCGACGCGCTAAGCCTGTACGACGACGAGCTGCTCTCGATCATGCTCGAAGAGAAGCCCGTTCCCGAGGAGTTGATCCATTCGATTCTGCGACGCGGCACGATCTCGGGTCAGATCGCGCCGGTGCTGATGGGTTCGGCCTACAAGAACAAGGGCGTGCAATTGCTGCTCGATGCGATCGTGAAGTATCTGCCGTCGCCGGTGGATCGCGAGGTTTTCGCGTTGGACATGGACAACGACGAGGCCGAAGTGCCGATCGACGCCAGCCCGGAATCGCCGCTGGTGGCGCTGGCGTTCAAGCTGGTGGACGAGACGTTTGGCCAGCTCACGTACATGCGGATTTACCAGGGCAAGATGGTGCGTGGCGAGCGCTACACCTGCTCGCGGACGCGGAAAGAGCAGCGGTTCAGCCGCATTCTTCGGATGCACGCGAACGATCGAGAAGACCTTGATTTCGCGACGGCGGGTGACATCGTAGCCGTGGTCGGCCTGGATTGCATCTCGGGCGACACGTTCTGCGGCGAAGGCATCAACGTGTCGATGGAATCGATGCACGTGATGGACCCGGTGATTTCGCTGGCGGTGGCGCCGGCGAAGACGGGTGATCGCGACAAGTTCTCCAAGGCGCTGGGCCGCTTCGCGCGCGAAGATCCGACGTTTCACGTCAGCACCGACCCGGACACGGGCGAGACGATCATCTCCGGGATGGGCGAGCTGCACCTGGACGTTTATTGCGAGCGCATTCGCCGCGAATACAAGGTGGAGGTGGTGGTCGGTCAGCCGAAGGTGAGCTATCGCGAGGCGCCGTCCAAGGCAGTGGAATACAACTACAAACACAAGAAGCAGACCGGCGGCAGCGGCCAGTACGCGCACGTCGTCGGCAAACTGGAGCCGCTGCCGGAGGATCACGAGACCGGATACGAGTTTGAGAACAAGGTGTTCGGCGGGCGCATCCCGACCGAGTACATCCCGTCGGTGGACAAGGGTTTCCAGTCGGTGTTGAGCAAGGGTCCGCTGGCGGGTTTCCAGATGACCGGCATCAAGATGATTCTGGAAGACGGCTCGTCGCACGCGGTGGACTCGTCGGACATGGCTTTTCAGATTTGCGCGCGCGATGCGATGAAGGAGGCGTTTCTCAAGTCGGCGCCGGTGCTGCTGGAGCCGATCATGAAGGTGCAGGTCGAGACGCCGAGTGAGTTTCAGGGTGCGATCATCGGCGACCTGTCGAGCCGTCGCGGACTGGTGCTGGGGACGGAGAATCGCGGGATCTCAACCGTGATTGATGCGGAAGTGCCGCTGGCGCGAATGTTCGGCTATGCGACGGACGTTCGATCGCTGTCGCAGGGCAAGGCATCGTTTACGATGGAGTTTCAGAAGTACAAGCGCGTGCCGCAGTCGATACAGGCGGAAGTGATCGAGGCGGTGCGCCTGGCGAAGAGCGGCAAGGCGCCGCCCGCGCCGGCGAAGAAGTAA